The nucleotide sequence CTTGATGACCTGCTCAAATAGAAAAGGTCGTTGTCGCTGGATTCGCCGCCATGCTGGGGACTTGCCGGGGCTTAGGCTGAATGTCGGGCCATGTTAAAGGGTCCGGAGTCCTGCCGTCGGAGTTGTTTTTCAGGTTTTTTCCGTTGTCGTCCCAGGGTAGAGCGGGGGCAGTCGGGCCGGATTTTTATGAGCGTTCGGAGAGCTTGGGCGTGGCCTGAGATTTTTTTCCAGTTTGTGCCAGAAAATTTCCCCGGCCCATGGGCCGTTTCCGGTAGCGCTGAAAAGCTCTTTTTCAAGTTCGGCAAAATCTTTTTCAATCTCCGGATGCGAAAGTCTGGTGGCCAGCTCCCTGAGGTTGCAGGGGGGAGACTGTGGCCAGGTAGCCCTCCCCCAGTCGAGCAGGGCCTGATAGACGGCCTTGGGGTCGTCGGCCAGGGCTGCGGCCTTGATGCGGCTGCGGTCCTCGCTGGTCGGCGCTTTTTTTTCTGCCGCCGGCCGCGGTTTTTCAGCTTGGCGGCGTTCCCGTTGCCAGAGAAAAAGCGTGGCCAGCCAGATGAGCGCAAGGCCCAGGCTGACGCCCTGCCAGTAGCGGGGCGTTTTGAACGCGGCGGGTGAGGGGGGCGGCACAACTTTTTCGCAGCGGCTTTCCGGAGTGTTGTGTTGGTCCACGTCGCAATCGGCCTGCGGTATTGACGGCGTGGATTTTGTGGCCGACTCCGAGCTGGCGGTGTCTGGAGGCAGAATCTGCAGGCGGCGCTCCGGCAGCACCGCCTGGCGCTGGCAAAGGTTTTTTACATCCCACCAGTCAATTTTGATTTCCGGTAAAATCAGAAGCCCCGGTTGGGTCGGGATCAGCGCGATGGCCTGGGTTTTGACGGCATGTAGCTGCAGATTGTCGGCCGAGGTTTGGAGCTCAGGCTGGTCGGGGTAGCGGCGGCAATGGCTGATGTCCGCCGTTCCGATCTGCGGAAGTTGTTCCGCGCTCAGGCCCAGGGCTTCGATCCTCAGAATTCTGGTCAGCGGTTCCCCCACTCTGCAGGTCTGATTTTCTTCCCAGTTTTCCTGAATCGTCAGCTCCCGAGCCGGCAGCCAGACTGAACCTGTAAATTCCGCGGCGCGGGGCAGCAGGTTGATCTTCAGTTCCTGACTGCGGGCCCGCAGGCGTCTGCCTTGGTTTGGCAGGCGGTTTAAAAATGGATCTGACAGCGGACTGCGGCCGCCGCCGACATAACCCTGAAAAAGCAGGGGAGGGATCGTGAGGGTGGTTCCCTCCTCGGCCAGGATCGCGTATGTTCGTTCAATCACCTGATAGTCCACACCGTTGTTCAGTTTTTTATGATAGCTGCGGTCATCTCCGAGTTTGATCAGCGCGGCTTTTTCCAGGCGCGGTTCTTCCAGACTGGCTTCGTACAGAGGAAGAGTTTTCTTGATATAGAGCTTGACGCCGAGAGTTATCTGGGACTG is from Pseudomonadota bacterium and encodes:
- a CDS encoding protein BatD, producing the protein MSRRQVKRHKKQQKKQSLTRRSRPRRKQEPRQRPRLRKTPQKRLRLPRKTRKTLWMPGNRPLSNGCAGSRTIRAGFCEKNFSINTRTAKNVLGINAIISRGNPPELKPFFHLTQESIAMRRLLYLCPLLFLMLGLSGVFPASGQAEVRAWVDRESLSLDETVRLIVEVDGAINQVFGLDTSRLENDFAILNQSSSSNIQIVNGSTSATKTWTLELEPKKIGRLTIPPFTLGGKSSPALELTVTAQPTPLPGKIMDGAEVFVEVTPESETPPYIQSQITLGVKLYIKKTLPLYEASLEEPRLEKAALIKLGDDRSYHKKLNNGVDYQVIERTYAILAEEGTTLTIPPLLFQGYVGGGRSPLSDPFLNRLPNQGRRLRARSQELKINLLPRAAEFTGSVWLPARELTIQENWEENQTCRVGEPLTRILRIEALGLSAEQLPQIGTADISHCRRYPDQPELQTSADNLQLHAVKTQAIALIPTQPGLLILPEIKIDWWDVKNLCQRQAVLPERRLQILPPDTASSESATKSTPSIPQADCDVDQHNTPESRCEKVVPPPSPAAFKTPRYWQGVSLGLALIWLATLFLWQRERRQAEKPRPAAEKKAPTSEDRSRIKAAALADDPKAVYQALLDWGRATWPQSPPCNLRELATRLSHPEIEKDFAELEKELFSATGNGPWAGEIFWHKLEKNLRPRPSSPNAHKNPARLPPLYPGTTTEKT